The Flavobacterium sp. 140616W15 sequence CTTTTTTATTCGCTCTAACCGCTCTAAAAACTTATATTCCTTTATATGCTTATCTTTCTCTTTTACTGCATGTTTTTGATCAATTATAAAATACTCCCTAGTTTTAGTACTATTTTGTACCGGATTTTTTAGTATTTTGTCAATCGAATCAACTTTAAACGTATCGCTCAATCTTAAGTAATACAATTCTTTTACCATTAGCTGACCCAATTTTACCCTATCGTCATATTTTGCAAAATTGAACGTTAATTTTCCTTTTGTCATAAAATATTTTTCCATGATATCCTGCATTATATCCGGAGCCATCCAATGGGTAAAATTCTCATTGATTTCTTTAATAATAGCGTCAAATTCTTTATTTCCAGTAGTAGATGATACTTCATCTAATGATTTTTTTATAAAACTATTATTTAAATCCTTAAAAGAAAAATTGATATATTCCTGAACCAAGGACTGTTCAAACTCTACTAATTTGTAGTCCAACTCTTGTTTAGATAAATTTTTAAAACTCTGCTTATTCCCTTTTGCATCTATAAATTCACCACTTAATTTTCCTTTACCTTCTAAAAGTAGTTTTACATTATTCATATTATCCGAAAACAAATTCCTATTTCCTTCCTTTAAGAACTCGTCAGTCTTATCCGATAAATACCAAAAATTAACCATTTCTGCCGATTGTAATGCGATTTCACCTTGCAACGCTTCTTTTATCGACCCCATCGTTACTCTTGCAGCGGCATCAAACCATTCAGAGATAATGCCTTTGGTCTTTAAATAAGCATCTGCAAATTGATAATAAGCATGACGTTGCCCAATCGTATGGTATAAATAATGCTGCTCATTTATAGTGTTATACAATGAGGCCTTCCAGAAAGTAGACCCCACTTTTGTAGGATTCTCGATTCTGTCATAATCATACCATTGACCATTTTTTAAATCACGATATTGACCGTTTTCGTCTTTTAGTATTTCTCCTTTACCATTTTTAATTACTACTTCATCTAATTGAGTTTCTGACCAAATAAAATACATGTTTTTTACTCCAAGGTCAGGATACATTTTTTGAGGACTTAGATCTGGATAACTTCCTTTTTGGGTTTGAATTGCTATCTTAGCTGGTAAATGTGGGAAAATTGACTTTAATAATAAAAATAACTCATCATGTTCTGAAAAGAGTTGTGGGATATTTATAGCCGGATTTCTAATTTCTTTAATCAATTTGTTATAATATCTAATTAGCCTATCTTCTTTTTCTTCTTTGGATAATTGCGATAATTTGAAGATCATTGACTCACTTACTTCTCCCCAATTTACGTTATTAATTGTAGTCTCATCAATTGTTGCTAAACGCCACTTTTGTAATCCAAAATACATTTCTGTAAAACGTTCTTGATCCTTTTTACCATCAAAATCCTGAGCTGTAGCTCCTTCATCAAAGGCGTTGGAAATACCTCTCCAATATTTAATCTCGACACTATTATTTGCGGTAATGGCTAGATCTAATCTCTTTTTAATTCCTGCTTTGACAACTTCTATAGTTGGTTCACTGCTATTTTCCTGAAGCATTTGAGGCACCGTAAGCGTTTGTTGTGTTGCCACACTCGCGTACGTCTGAGTTGTTAGACCGTTGCTAAAGTTTAGCGTATTATTATCTGCTCCTATTATCGGAGGAGTAGTGTTGCCTGATACGGTAGAACTAACTATTGTTCTGCCATTGGTTTCAGCAACGCCTCCTCCGATTAGAGCATTTGGAGTTCCTGTTTTCTCTGATGAAATAATACTTGTTAAGGCATTATGATTTGCTATTGATCCCTCAAAAACCGAAGAAATAGTACTCTCAGATAACCCAGTTTTTCTGATTGTTTCAATACTGGTATCTATAGCACCTCCTTCGGGTAAGACACTAGAATTGTTTGTAATAGTAGTATTTAAAGCATTTTGCTCCTGCCATACCTGTACTATATCTTTTTGCTGGCTCATTTCTTTTGAAACTTTGGCTAATTCTTTTATGACTGCTTCAGTTAAATCTTCAGAACTATTTATAGCAGTACTATTTTTGATTGAAAGATTGAAATTATGGATTGCATTTTTATTCATCGCTAGGGTATTTTTTCTTGGTGTAAAAGTAATTGCAAAAAAAATCATTTTAAAATTACAAATCACTTGTATTCAGTAGTTTCAGTAAGTTTTGTTTCTACTGAAACTACTGAATATAGCCCCTTTTTTTGTGGCTGTTTTCTATTCTTTGATACTACTTTTGCATCATTAAGAATCGAATAGTACTGGTCAAATTATAAATATCAATACGTCAACTTTCCGTTTTTTTTCAAAAACTTCCACTTAAAAAACTGAGTCTATAAAAATTTAATTCACAATTTAATTTTATAATCAACCCCTATCTAATATGACAACAAATAGCAACCCTATTCTAATCTGGTTTAAAACTGGGAAAAACCAGCACAAACGCAATTTTGGGCTTCCTGGCAGAGTTTTGGCACAAGAATGAAACAATACCTCAAGACAGCATAAATAGCCCTGTAAACACATTAAATACTAAAGCAGAGAAAGCTCAAAAAAGCGTTGCTGATGGGTATGCAAATAACATACTTGGACGAACTTTTACCTATGTTATTATACAAAATTTGAAATTAGTAACCACAAGCCCTTATTATGACATTGCAAATACCAAGCATCAATAAATACTTTTACTTGGTTCTAGCATCAATTCCGTTTTTTGGAGCTTATACTATCGATCACTAGTACTCTTTTGTAAAAAAATAAATCAAAAATAAATTATATGAACAAACAAAAAATCGCAGTAATTACAAGTCTTTTTATTGCTTTAACAGCTTTAATTGACACCAAATTTGACCTTTTACAAGATGCAGGATTGTCATTGATAACAATCAACAGGATCAAATTAATCGGACTGTTTTTGTCAGCAGCATTGACAAGTATTACTCCCTTCTTTACGAAAGAAGAAGATTAAATAATAGGAATACAAAAGCATCCTCAAGTTAAAAACAAACTCTCAAAACTAATGTAAACTAACACACCCAAAATCATCGGATAAGATAAATCTTCTGATGGTCTTGGGTGTTTTTGTTAATTAAAAAGCTAAATGCAAACTCAGTTTAAAAACTATAATAATGAGATTCCTTTCCATGAACAATAATGTTAATAAACTGACATCCTAATAAAAACAATCACTTGAATATCAACAACTTGTTTGTTGTTTTATTTCTACTGAAACTACTGAAAACAGGAGTTATATTTTTCTTCATTTACACCTTTCAGTACTACTTTTACAAACTCTAATTTCAACTATTAGTTTCTCTAATAACTAAAAAGTGGCCTCATACTTTCAGAGCATTTTAGAGTGTTAATACCTCAACTTTAAGAATCACTTTCAATAACAATTTTAATAATTAAACATTCAACCCATGATGGATTATACACCAAGAGACTTAGGAGAAACACCTAAAACACCCGACATGAGTAATTTCAAAAATCCTTTGGGACAAACATCTGAGGGAAACATTTTTATAGAACATTTTACGATTGCGCCTTTAAGTCTATCCGAAAAAAATGAAAGCTTAGCCGAAGCCATTAAAAAAGAAAGCAGAGACAGCAGTATTTAAATATACGAATAATCTCTTATCCTCAATTCTCTATGACAGCAAAAAGACAAATTCTCTAAAACAACAAAAAATGCCAGACGAAATAACACTACAAAAACTAAAAGAAAAATACGATACGGTATTAAAACTTACTTCTGAGGATCAATTAACAACAGCATATTGCAAAAAACCATCATTCAATACATTTCTTAATTATCAAGATAAATACAAGGAAAATCCTTATGAAGCAATCCTATTTTTATTTGAAGAATGTGTCTTGAATAAAGAAAATTATGATGACGAATTCATGCTTTCTTCAGGAAATTCTATTGTCACTATGATCAAAAAGGATAGCGAATTTACAATCGATGCAACACCACAAAAAGATGAATTCAAAAAATCGGCCGCTCTTATTCGATATGCTTTTCAGATAGATCCCTATCAATTATCAATGGACGAGTTTTATAAATTACTCGAAGAAGCCCTTTGGTTACAAAAACATAACGATAAAAGAATGGAAAACACACTCATGACAGCCTTTGCACAAACATTTTCAAATTAAAAATAAAAATAAATCATTATGAAATTCAATTTTAATGTAAACGAAATTTTAGATGCCAAAGAAACCGAATATACTGGCATTAACTATAACGAATCAGAATCGAAAGATTTTATTATTGATAAAACCGGAGGTGAATTTAATCTAAGAGTCTTTGCTCCTTTAGTTTTTGAACCTCTTGTAAAAAAAGATCTTACCCTACCTAGTTTACGAATAGATGCTGTAACGGTTAATTTAAATCGTTCAAAAACTATAAAGAAAGAAGGAATCGAAGGACGCGATTCAACCATTAAGGAACATATTACAAATGGTGATTTTAATATTTCAATCGAAGGACTAATTGCCAATGAAACTGGAGATGAATATCCAAAAGAAAAACTTTTCTTATTGAAGCAATTCCTGAATGCCCCTTATGCTTTAAGAGTTACTCATGCTATTTTGAATCGATTTGGTATCTATGAATTAGTAATAGACTCCTACGCTATCCCTTCTATTTCAGGAACAAAAAACATTCAAAAATTTACGGCAAGTGCCACCTCAGATGAAACTGTAGAACTAATAATTAGAGACAATGCTTAAACTAAATGCTAAAATTAGAGTTTACGAAACGGTAAGACATATCCCCACTCCTAAATTTTATGAATTTACTTATGTAAAAAAAGTAGACATCAGCAGTTCATACAAATCCCTTACCGATACAGCGACTATTGTGATGCCGCAAAAAGTATATACGGATACCAAAGGTTTTGATCAGAGCTTGTTTACAAATGCAAGTGGTGAAGAAAAATCAATTTATGATTTTTTTAAACTAGAAAATTTCATCGAAATATTTTTAGGATATGATGGCGATTACAAACCTGCTTTCAGAGGTTACATCACAGGAGTACAAGCGGATATAAATGCTGTGATAACCTGCGAAGATGCGATGTATGCTTTTAA is a genomic window containing:
- a CDS encoding DUF6046 domain-containing protein — protein: MKFNFNVNEILDAKETEYTGINYNESESKDFIIDKTGGEFNLRVFAPLVFEPLVKKDLTLPSLRIDAVTVNLNRSKTIKKEGIEGRDSTIKEHITNGDFNISIEGLIANETGDEYPKEKLFLLKQFLNAPYALRVTHAILNRFGIYELVIDSYAIPSISGTKNIQKFTASATSDETVELIIRDNA